One part of the Deltaproteobacteria bacterium genome encodes these proteins:
- the npdG gene encoding NADPH-dependent F420 reductase, whose translation MKIAILGGTGEQGPGLAIRWAKAGETVIIGSRQKEKGEKVAAELNQELGQNLLRGTDNVTAAAEADISVLTVPYSAHVGTLESVKEQLKGKIFVDVSVPLDPENARRVIMPAAGSASEEAKALLGPDVKVVCALQNVSAHVLRDLNSPIDCDVLVCGDKEARPTVMQLINKLGGGAKAVEVGPIEAARLIEPITALLIRLNILNKVHSAGIRITGLPSK comes from the coding sequence ATGAAAATTGCAATCTTAGGTGGCACTGGCGAACAAGGGCCGGGATTGGCGATTCGCTGGGCAAAAGCAGGGGAAACGGTCATTATTGGCTCGCGACAAAAGGAAAAAGGGGAGAAAGTCGCGGCTGAGTTGAACCAAGAGTTAGGGCAGAACCTACTCCGTGGAACCGATAACGTCACCGCAGCCGCAGAAGCGGACATCTCTGTCCTGACTGTCCCCTACTCTGCCCATGTCGGCACCTTAGAGAGCGTGAAAGAGCAACTCAAAGGCAAGATTTTTGTCGATGTTTCTGTTCCACTCGATCCGGAAAATGCACGCCGTGTTATCATGCCTGCTGCCGGGTCAGCGAGTGAAGAAGCGAAAGCACTCCTTGGCCCTGATGTGAAAGTCGTATGTGCTTTGCAGAATGTCTCCGCTCATGTCCTGCGAGATCTGAATTCTCCGATCGACTGTGATGTCTTGGTCTGTGGAGACAAAGAAGCACGTCCGACCGTCATGCAGCTCATTAACAAGCTTGGCGGTGGAGCCAAAGCGGTGGAAGTTGGACCAATTGAAGCCGCACGCTTGATCGAGCCAATTACCGCGCTGCTCATTCGGCTCAATATTCTCAACAAAGTACACTCGGCAGGGATTCGTATTACTGGATTACCGAGTAAGTAA